The proteins below are encoded in one region of Reichenbachiella sp. 5M10:
- a CDS encoding SusD/RagB family nutrient-binding outer membrane lipoprotein codes for MKTFIKNNIYIIALIMTVGFAACDDFEEMNQNPTTSTDMDPNLMLPTIQMQLSGERYETWRNSFIYASDWMQLWTGEYATVEIGGKGQKNDTYMSALWDREYSREVRNITDMVERTKDSPEQVNINAVSRIMRVLIFHRLTDLYGDLPYFTAGKGYFEGVLKPTYDTQEDIYNDFFAELELATTALDPSADQVTQDFYFEGNIAQWKKFGNSLRLKLAMRLVKVNAAKAQSEAEAAIAGGVMESNADMAIMYHNNAPFNGGGMGGNGTSYTFMSASPDVSSFRICTTLAEQLESTGDPRITLMAGSYLDNKDRTDVSQEVYDEIGSYTDLSVLPSNFIWQAAGGTIEVDIDGAPTEVTGPLQLLQPAKALTAIDAPFIMMSYAEVKLLMAEAAFRGWSAGGDAATHYAEALAAGVMQYDAYGIELPDQGTIDAFVAANPLGAGTELEDINTQLWVNFAFNPMEAYSNWRRSGFPALAYPNVDPGINQTNGTIPRRMQYPINEYLLNEANLLEAVDRLDGGDDWTSRVWWDVQ; via the coding sequence ATGAAGACTTTCATAAAGAACAACATATATATCATCGCGCTGATTATGACGGTAGGTTTTGCTGCCTGTGATGATTTTGAGGAGATGAATCAGAATCCTACCACGTCGACGGACATGGACCCTAACCTCATGCTGCCGACGATACAGATGCAGCTATCTGGGGAGCGCTACGAGACATGGAGAAACAGTTTCATCTATGCCTCAGATTGGATGCAACTATGGACAGGCGAGTACGCGACGGTGGAGATTGGCGGAAAAGGTCAAAAGAACGATACCTACATGAGTGCTCTTTGGGATAGAGAGTATTCGCGCGAAGTACGAAACATCACGGACATGGTGGAGCGAACCAAAGACAGTCCAGAACAAGTCAATATCAACGCGGTCTCACGGATCATGAGGGTGTTGATCTTTCATCGATTGACAGATTTGTATGGAGATTTACCCTATTTCACAGCGGGTAAAGGATATTTCGAGGGGGTGCTTAAGCCGACTTACGATACCCAAGAGGATATTTACAATGATTTTTTTGCGGAGTTGGAGTTGGCTACTACCGCTTTGGACCCTAGTGCAGATCAGGTGACCCAAGACTTTTACTTTGAGGGCAACATTGCACAATGGAAAAAGTTTGGGAATTCGCTGCGATTAAAATTAGCCATGAGACTGGTCAAAGTGAATGCCGCCAAAGCACAGAGCGAGGCTGAGGCTGCCATCGCTGGAGGAGTCATGGAAAGCAATGCCGACATGGCGATCATGTATCACAACAATGCACCATTCAACGGCGGAGGTATGGGGGGCAATGGTACTTCGTACACCTTCATGTCTGCATCGCCTGATGTGAGTAGTTTCAGAATCTGTACGACACTCGCTGAGCAGCTGGAGTCTACAGGTGACCCTCGCATTACTCTCATGGCTGGTAGCTACCTGGACAACAAAGACCGTACGGATGTGAGCCAAGAGGTATACGACGAGATTGGTAGCTATACAGACTTATCAGTATTGCCGAGCAATTTTATCTGGCAAGCGGCGGGCGGTACGATAGAGGTAGATATAGATGGGGCACCCACTGAGGTGACAGGCCCGTTGCAATTGCTACAGCCTGCAAAAGCACTGACAGCTATCGATGCGCCTTTCATCATGATGAGTTATGCTGAGGTCAAACTGTTGATGGCGGAGGCGGCCTTTAGAGGGTGGTCTGCTGGTGGTGATGCTGCGACGCATTATGCGGAAGCACTCGCAGCAGGGGTGATGCAGTACGATGCGTATGGTATCGAACTGCCGGATCAAGGCACGATCGATGCATTCGTAGCGGCCAATCCTTTGGGCGCAGGTACAGAGCTCGAGGATATCAATACGCAGCTTTGGGTCAACTTTGCTTTCAACCCCATGGAGGCGTATAGCAACTGGAGGAGATCAGGCTTCCCTGCACTCGCGTATCCAAACGTCGACCCAGGGATCAACCAGACCAACGGGACGATTCCTCGCAGGATGCAGTATCCGATCAACGAGTACTTGCTCAATGAAGCCAATTTGCTAGAAGCGGTAGATCGCCTCGATGGTGGAGACGATTGGACCTCACGTGTATGGTGGGATGTCCAGTAG
- a CDS encoding glycosyl hydrolase family 18 protein — protein MKNYRFIKEAFLLMVIVSMFVSCAEEVENPSFDSDELPRIFGWEQLYGTNIEDSLKIAVQVSPSDGVTYSWTLDGVEVSTEPTFEYLFDDPKTYEVHLAIERNGVPNTRTATVEVNQPFVPKDYAKMMVGFLTSAGSISDVDFSSLTHLVISSAVVDEVAFPETIVDTTFADAMNIPQIVQSAHNAGVYVMLDVTDDMAAITGGGLYGDVTFFDAVADADKRAKVLETIMKFAVDNQLDGVNFYLNDTWGGPGSLDAAAIGAFYAAVPDYLPEGPGPDGEFFYSVSVPGGWTTSLLSPLAAVERIDWVNIQPYRYEDLSPTSHSPGWAFTSLADTWIGLGVPAEKIVGGFPAFGLKYDMPTDGTVVGWGNLWMFATYHTYKEILSMDAEAYSKNMLSVDDGLFYDGHPAVTEKANAVLSQGYGGMMMWSIESDTKDPETSLLKAAYSALGNN, from the coding sequence ATGAAAAATTATAGATTTATAAAGGAAGCATTTCTACTGATGGTCATCGTCTCGATGTTCGTCAGTTGTGCGGAGGAAGTAGAGAACCCGAGCTTTGATTCGGACGAATTGCCGAGGATATTTGGCTGGGAGCAGCTCTACGGTACCAATATCGAAGACTCACTAAAGATCGCCGTGCAGGTATCTCCGAGCGATGGGGTGACCTACAGCTGGACACTCGATGGAGTAGAGGTTTCTACTGAGCCTACTTTTGAGTATCTCTTTGATGATCCCAAAACCTACGAAGTGCATCTAGCTATCGAGCGAAATGGTGTGCCCAATACCCGGACAGCTACTGTCGAAGTGAACCAGCCTTTTGTCCCGAAGGACTATGCCAAAATGATGGTTGGCTTCCTCACGAGTGCTGGGTCGATTTCGGATGTTGATTTCAGTAGCTTGACGCACTTGGTGATCTCATCTGCCGTGGTGGATGAAGTGGCATTTCCTGAGACCATCGTGGATACGACATTCGCAGATGCGATGAATATCCCACAGATCGTGCAGTCTGCGCACAATGCAGGTGTGTATGTCATGCTGGACGTGACGGATGATATGGCAGCCATCACTGGTGGAGGTCTGTATGGAGATGTGACCTTCTTTGACGCGGTAGCAGACGCAGACAAGCGTGCTAAGGTCTTGGAAACGATCATGAAGTTTGCGGTGGACAATCAGCTGGATGGAGTTAATTTCTATCTTAACGATACTTGGGGAGGGCCAGGTAGTTTGGATGCTGCTGCGATTGGTGCATTCTATGCAGCGGTACCGGATTATTTGCCCGAAGGGCCAGGGCCTGACGGAGAGTTCTTTTATTCCGTGTCTGTACCGGGCGGTTGGACGACTAGTTTGTTGAGTCCATTGGCGGCAGTAGAGCGCATCGATTGGGTGAATATACAACCTTATCGATATGAAGATTTGTCTCCGACATCACACTCGCCAGGTTGGGCTTTTACCAGTCTAGCGGATACTTGGATAGGTTTGGGGGTTCCCGCAGAGAAGATTGTAGGCGGGTTTCCAGCTTTCGGACTGAAGTACGACATGCCTACAGACGGCACGGTCGTCGGCTGGGGCAACTTGTGGATGTTTGCCACTTACCATACTTACAAAGAGATTTTATCGATGGATGCGGAAGCGTATAGTAAAAACATGCTCAGCGTAGACGATGGTTTATTCTACGATGGACACCCAGCGGTGACCGAAAAGGCCAACGCAGTACTCTCTCAAGGGTATGGAGGGATGATGATGTGGAGCATCGAGAGCGACACCAAAGACCCTGAAACCTCCTTGTTGAAAGCAGCATATTCAGCATTAGGTAATAATTAG
- a CDS encoding glycosyl hydrolase family 18 protein — MKKAILFFSLTVFCITASIAQSSPSRVVGYIPTWVNFSALLHETDFSSYSHIMLAFANPDIDGNVSIGASEADVKRLIRKAHQSGCLVLMSIGGGSTTINDAWHENMKSSNRPRVIGNLIAFMQAHGFDGIDVDLEGDLVLSSAYPAFVRELDEHLPETKLYTAAMATWSATNLQSETLDRYDFIGVMSYDQTGPWTPNTPGQHSSYDNAVYDIGYWKNTKKLSADKVVLGLPFYGYNFESATQIRSMVYRDIVAQYEGAEALDQVDNIYYNGQPTIRAKSELALEQAGGVMIWEITQDVSYSDERSLLRTIHEVIEPVHQEILSTGLGVEADSIYPNPTHDYLILPELGRDDTVTIVTLQGTQVWSGMADAERQIDVRSLSSGIYLVRIENNQRVKSLRFIKE, encoded by the coding sequence ATGAAAAAAGCAATCCTATTTTTTAGCTTGACAGTGTTTTGTATCACTGCGAGCATAGCCCAGTCTTCACCTTCGCGTGTGGTTGGGTATATACCTACTTGGGTCAATTTTAGTGCCCTACTTCATGAGACAGATTTTTCGTCGTATTCGCACATCATGTTGGCATTCGCCAATCCGGATATAGATGGGAATGTCAGTATCGGAGCATCGGAGGCAGATGTGAAGCGTCTCATCCGCAAGGCACACCAATCAGGGTGCCTAGTCCTCATGTCTATTGGTGGAGGATCTACTACCATCAATGATGCTTGGCACGAAAACATGAAATCTAGCAATCGCCCACGGGTCATCGGCAATTTGATTGCCTTTATGCAAGCGCATGGTTTTGATGGAATCGATGTGGATTTGGAGGGTGATTTGGTACTCAGCAGTGCCTACCCTGCATTCGTTCGGGAGTTAGACGAGCATTTGCCTGAGACCAAACTGTACACTGCCGCCATGGCAACTTGGAGCGCAACCAATTTGCAGTCCGAAACCCTAGATCGCTACGATTTCATCGGGGTGATGTCTTATGATCAGACTGGTCCATGGACACCCAATACACCGGGGCAGCACTCGAGCTATGACAATGCCGTATATGACATTGGTTATTGGAAGAATACAAAAAAGCTATCTGCGGACAAAGTAGTACTTGGTCTGCCGTTTTATGGCTACAACTTTGAAAGTGCCACGCAAATCAGATCGATGGTCTACCGAGATATTGTTGCGCAGTACGAGGGGGCGGAGGCTCTCGATCAAGTGGACAACATCTACTACAACGGTCAGCCAACCATCCGAGCCAAATCAGAACTGGCACTGGAACAAGCAGGCGGAGTGATGATTTGGGAAATCACCCAGGATGTGTCCTATAGCGATGAACGTTCACTTCTTCGGACGATACATGAGGTGATAGAGCCGGTTCATCAGGAGATATTGTCGACGGGTTTAGGCGTAGAGGCAGATAGTATTTACCCCAACCCAACGCATGATTACTTGATATTGCCAGAGCTAGGACGAGACGATACCGTCACAATCGTTACTTTACAAGGAACACAGGTGTGGAGCGGAATGGCAGATGCCGAGCGTCAAATTGATGTACGTTCACTCTCGTCAGGGATATACTTGGTAAGGATAGAGAATAACCAAAGAGTCAAAAGTCTCCGCTTTATCAAAGAGTAG
- a CDS encoding beta-N-acetylhexosaminidase, with product MRKIWNGILSVVLGGLLACSPKPQGEYKGTVQIIPEPVSLQQSTGQLVLTEDLKLFAQADNEEANRVAQHLAEDLRQVTGWAVPVAPITSDQSVGDNQIVFTSEGVANDQPEEAYTLSVTTDAVVVRAVSGAGLFYGMQTLKQLLPVEIYGKAKATEVEWSLPLVQVEDYPRFSWRGLHLDVGRNMSSVEFIKEYIDNMAMHKLNTFHWHLTDDQGWRIEIKKYPKLTEIGGFRKESLTITSRHQPKVYDGKRYGGFYTQEQIKEIVAYAADRYITVIPEIELPGHATAAIAAYPELGTSGERPEVEVNWGIFPDIFNVEDATFSFLEDVLAEVIELFPSQYIHIGGDEAMKVQWEESPRIQAKMKELGLKDEHELQSYFITRIEKFVNSKGRQIIGWDEILEGGLAPNAAVMSWRGESGGIAAARSQHSVVMAPYQFLYLDYYQGDPRFEPTVVGRELTMADVYAYDPLPDSLTEEEQGYILGAQANVWTEYMPTEDQIEYMVYPRISALSELVWSPVSTKDWERFKEKLPRQTVRYAALDINYAKSLFHVTYTVSADSTDGYQVELDNQMDWLGMYYTTDGSEPTLESSRYESPLMVAEGTRLKAILYATDETLYGKVTEIVVGAEQ from the coding sequence ATGAGAAAGATATGGAATGGAATACTGAGCGTTGTGTTGGGAGGCCTACTGGCCTGTAGCCCGAAACCTCAGGGAGAATACAAGGGAACTGTTCAGATTATCCCTGAGCCTGTATCCCTACAACAGTCAACTGGTCAACTGGTTCTCACAGAGGACCTGAAGTTGTTTGCTCAGGCAGATAACGAAGAGGCGAATCGCGTGGCGCAGCATTTAGCGGAGGATTTGAGGCAAGTTACAGGCTGGGCTGTCCCAGTAGCCCCGATCACAAGTGACCAATCGGTGGGGGATAACCAGATCGTATTTACGTCTGAGGGAGTAGCCAATGATCAACCCGAGGAGGCTTATACACTCAGTGTCACCACAGATGCTGTGGTTGTACGTGCTGTATCTGGCGCAGGCTTGTTTTACGGGATGCAAACGCTGAAGCAGTTGTTGCCTGTAGAAATCTATGGCAAAGCGAAGGCTACTGAGGTGGAGTGGAGTCTGCCGCTGGTGCAGGTTGAGGATTATCCACGATTTAGTTGGAGAGGATTGCATCTGGATGTGGGACGCAACATGAGCTCCGTGGAGTTCATCAAGGAATACATCGACAACATGGCCATGCACAAACTCAATACCTTTCATTGGCACTTGACAGATGATCAAGGATGGCGGATCGAAATCAAAAAATATCCGAAACTGACAGAGATTGGAGGGTTTCGCAAGGAGAGCTTGACCATCACAAGTCGTCATCAGCCCAAAGTCTATGACGGCAAACGATACGGAGGGTTCTATACACAAGAGCAAATCAAAGAGATCGTGGCGTATGCTGCAGACCGGTATATCACGGTGATCCCTGAGATAGAGTTGCCAGGGCATGCTACTGCGGCGATCGCTGCGTATCCAGAGTTGGGTACATCAGGTGAGCGCCCAGAGGTGGAAGTGAACTGGGGCATATTCCCTGATATCTTCAATGTAGAGGACGCCACTTTTTCCTTCCTCGAAGATGTATTGGCAGAAGTCATCGAACTGTTTCCGAGCCAATATATTCATATAGGTGGAGACGAAGCGATGAAGGTTCAGTGGGAGGAGTCGCCACGGATACAAGCCAAGATGAAGGAATTGGGACTAAAAGACGAACATGAATTGCAGAGTTATTTCATTACGCGCATAGAGAAGTTTGTCAATTCCAAAGGGCGTCAGATCATCGGTTGGGACGAAATCCTCGAAGGAGGACTTGCACCCAATGCGGCGGTGATGTCTTGGCGTGGAGAGTCTGGTGGTATCGCTGCAGCGAGGAGTCAACACAGCGTAGTGATGGCACCTTATCAGTTTCTGTACCTCGATTATTATCAAGGAGATCCACGATTCGAACCGACTGTGGTGGGACGTGAGCTGACCATGGCTGATGTATATGCCTACGATCCGCTACCTGACTCACTCACGGAGGAGGAGCAAGGCTACATCCTCGGTGCACAGGCCAATGTCTGGACGGAGTACATGCCTACCGAAGATCAAATCGAGTACATGGTCTACCCTAGGATCAGTGCACTCTCCGAACTGGTGTGGTCACCAGTCAGTACCAAGGATTGGGAGCGTTTCAAAGAGAAATTGCCAAGACAGACAGTGCGCTATGCTGCGCTCGATATCAACTATGCCAAGAGTCTATTTCATGTGACCTATACCGTGTCCGCGGATTCTACCGATGGTTACCAAGTCGAGTTGGACAACCAGATGGACTGGCTAGGGATGTATTACACCACGGACGGTAGTGAACCTACACTAGAGTCTTCACGCTATGAGTCACCGCTCATGGTGGCAGAAGGTACGAGGCTCAAGGCGATATTATATGCTACGGATGAAACCCTATATGGCAAGGTTACAGAGATCGTCGTAGGAGCAGAACAATAA
- a CDS encoding ROK family protein, whose protein sequence is MNNSQYIVGVDVGGSTINLGVIRNGEIVKKISVPTPAQESKDVVVDAIIAGIEQVSMGFDILGIGIGVPGLVDEKRGIVYQVTNIPSWDEVHLVDSISEHFGLEVCLTNDANCYVLGEKFHGKGKPYDSVVGITLGTGLGVGLVINGSLHAGLMSCAGELAVLPYLAHNYEHYCSGQFFQKEHGEEGKVLFAQAAAGDERALRIMAELGTHIGQLVKLTLHILSPEAIFFGGSIKDCFPYFEASMREVLKTFPYQRVLDLLVIDYSGEADMALLGASAIFEMRNQEIVESGLLESRP, encoded by the coding sequence ATGAACAACAGTCAATACATAGTAGGAGTGGATGTAGGCGGATCTACCATCAACCTAGGGGTGATTCGCAACGGGGAGATCGTGAAGAAAATCAGCGTACCGACTCCAGCTCAAGAAAGTAAGGATGTGGTGGTCGATGCGATTATAGCAGGGATCGAACAGGTGAGTATGGGTTTTGACATACTCGGTATCGGGATAGGTGTCCCGGGACTAGTTGATGAGAAACGTGGCATTGTTTATCAAGTGACCAACATACCGTCATGGGATGAGGTGCATCTCGTGGATAGCATCAGCGAGCATTTCGGGTTAGAGGTCTGCCTCACCAATGACGCCAACTGCTATGTACTAGGAGAGAAGTTTCATGGCAAAGGAAAGCCCTATGACAGTGTCGTGGGGATTACGCTCGGTACGGGACTGGGAGTGGGACTGGTCATCAACGGTAGTTTGCACGCTGGCCTCATGTCCTGTGCGGGAGAGTTGGCGGTGCTTCCATACCTGGCGCACAACTATGAGCATTACTGTAGCGGACAGTTTTTCCAGAAAGAGCATGGGGAAGAGGGGAAAGTACTCTTTGCTCAGGCGGCGGCTGGTGACGAGCGTGCTTTGCGTATCATGGCAGAACTGGGGACGCATATAGGGCAGTTGGTCAAGTTGACCTTACACATACTGTCCCCAGAGGCTATTTTTTTTGGCGGTTCGATCAAGGACTGTTTCCCTTATTTTGAAGCTTCGATGCGAGAGGTGCTCAAGACCTTCCCTTATCAACGGGTATTGGATTTGTTGGTGATTGACTACTCAGGAGAGGCGGACATGGCTCTGCTAGGGGCCAGTGCCATCTTCGAAATGCGTAATCAGGAAATAGTAGAGTCAGGATTGTTAGAATCAAGACCCTAG
- a CDS encoding TetR/AcrR family transcriptional regulator, translated as MVEKKQAIFDSALELINECGFHGTSMSQLAKHAGVAAGTIYHYFESKEAMICALHTDIVDKLLESLTTSDDKNLSFKERFGKRWKCIYQFHIDRPHVLRFYEQFVNSPFYFNYPKRKEIQLYFSAFFQEGISQGIIIDKNPELISGLFFGSVISALKMKFYRKVDIDGSDLNDIIDMQWKGMII; from the coding sequence ATGGTAGAGAAGAAGCAAGCGATATTCGATAGTGCCCTAGAATTGATCAACGAATGTGGGTTTCATGGGACGTCTATGAGTCAACTGGCTAAGCATGCAGGTGTGGCGGCAGGGACGATATATCATTATTTTGAGAGCAAAGAAGCAATGATTTGTGCTTTGCATACGGATATCGTGGACAAGCTGTTGGAGAGCTTAACGACAAGTGACGACAAAAACCTTTCTTTCAAAGAGCGTTTTGGGAAAAGGTGGAAATGTATCTACCAGTTCCATATAGATCGTCCTCATGTCCTACGGTTTTACGAGCAGTTTGTCAATTCGCCATTCTATTTCAACTATCCCAAAAGGAAAGAGATTCAATTGTATTTTTCGGCATTTTTTCAAGAAGGAATCAGCCAAGGAATAATCATCGATAAAAACCCAGAATTGATTTCAGGGTTGTTTTTCGGGAGTGTGATTTCCGCCTTGAAAATGAAGTTTTACCGAAAGGTGGATATCGATGGGTCAGATTTGAATGACATCATTGACATGCAATGGAAGGGCATGATCATTTAA
- a CDS encoding TolC family protein: protein MKQKLSFLIILCLVTTLHVSAQQSYSLEECITFALEHRPDMEQTMIDEQIGHHEINASLSAWLPQITGSYSLVNNTQLQSTVFAGNVVQIGQKYNSNLSLRADQTLYSNEVLLASKAANHSRRQLEQNIVSSKISTVVDVSKAFYDILLTREQLNILQGNIVRQQKQYNDSRAQYDNGMVDKTDYQRASITLANSRSAKKRTEESLKAKFAYLRQLMGLPMEEQFNLEYDTKQILESDILLDTTQNLAIESRIEYRQLQTDMELLKLNTSYYKMGLIPTISAYANYSPQYFHDDFTSLYNNNYTTSSIGLTASIPIFTGNKRNQQIKIAKLQEERLDVTLEDAKRVISTEYQTALAGYKSDYYDMETLRSNADLAADVYKTIKLQYDEGIKTYLEVIVAETELQTAQLNYLNAVFQLLSSKLDFQKSIGTIEIN from the coding sequence ATGAAACAAAAACTCAGTTTCTTAATCATACTATGCCTGGTCACGACGCTTCACGTGTCGGCGCAGCAGAGTTATTCACTCGAGGAGTGTATTACTTTTGCGCTGGAGCACCGACCAGACATGGAGCAAACGATGATCGATGAGCAGATCGGTCACCATGAGATCAACGCCAGTTTGTCGGCTTGGTTGCCACAGATCACGGGGAGCTACAGCTTGGTCAACAACACCCAGTTGCAGAGTACTGTGTTTGCTGGCAATGTCGTGCAGATCGGTCAGAAGTACAATTCCAACTTGTCTCTGCGCGCTGACCAGACGCTCTATAGCAACGAGGTGCTCTTGGCGAGCAAAGCTGCGAATCATAGCCGTCGACAGCTCGAACAAAACATCGTATCGAGCAAGATCAGTACGGTTGTGGATGTGAGCAAGGCGTTTTACGACATCTTGTTGACACGCGAGCAGCTCAATATCCTGCAGGGCAACATCGTGCGTCAGCAGAAGCAGTACAACGATTCGCGTGCACAGTACGACAATGGTATGGTGGACAAGACCGATTACCAGCGGGCAAGCATCACTTTGGCCAATTCGAGAAGTGCCAAGAAGAGAACCGAAGAGTCGCTGAAAGCAAAATTTGCTTATCTGAGACAGTTGATGGGCTTGCCGATGGAGGAGCAGTTCAATCTGGAGTACGACACAAAGCAGATCTTGGAGAGTGATATTCTGTTGGATACCACGCAGAATCTAGCGATCGAGAGTCGCATCGAGTACCGACAGTTACAGACGGACATGGAGTTGCTCAAGCTCAACACGTCATACTATAAGATGGGCTTGATCCCGACGATTTCGGCGTATGCCAATTATAGCCCGCAGTACTTTCACGATGATTTCACGAGTCTGTACAACAACAACTACACCACGTCGAGCATAGGGTTGACGGCTAGCATTCCGATTTTCACGGGCAACAAGCGAAACCAGCAAATCAAGATCGCCAAGCTCCAAGAAGAGCGACTCGACGTGACACTGGAAGATGCCAAGCGTGTGATCAGCACCGAGTATCAGACGGCACTCGCAGGATACAAGAGCGACTACTACGACATGGAAACACTCCGTAGCAATGCCGATCTCGCAGCGGATGTCTACAAAACCATCAAACTACAATACGACGAAGGCATCAAAACCTACTTGGAGGTAATCGTAGCGGAGACCGAATTGCAGACAGCCCAACTCAACTATCTCAATGCGGTATTTCAGTTGCTATCTAGCAAACTGGACTTCCAAAAATCCATCGGAACCATCGAAATCAATTGA
- a CDS encoding efflux RND transporter periplasmic adaptor subunit has translation MNIHRNLYLNAILIVLAAVAVTACTGGNGAPRMAGAATVTAMDVLSKEVESLDSYPATVVPVNEVELRPQLSGYITEIFVKDGETVKKGQKLYEIDRTKYIASYHQAKANVSTAEANLAKIEQDVKRYEALREQDAIAAQKVDYAKADLQTAKAQVDAAKAQLSSSTNDLQYSTIKAPFAGTIGIHQVRVGAQVSPGQPLLNTLSSDDPVAVDFVINEKEIPRFNRLKREEQPDSLFTMALSDGSKYPYSGKVIAIDRAVGRQTGTLTIRLSFPNPEKDLIPGMTVDVKVLNQDHGKQIAIPYKAVVEQMGEYFVYVVQDGKAHQVRIQLGSIVGGDIVVRDGLKGGEKLIVNGIQKLREGSAVEVASNN, from the coding sequence ATGAACATACATCGAAATTTATATCTCAACGCCATCCTGATAGTCCTAGCCGCAGTAGCCGTGACCGCATGTACGGGGGGGAATGGTGCGCCTCGAATGGCAGGAGCAGCGACTGTGACGGCCATGGACGTATTGTCCAAAGAAGTGGAAAGTTTGGATAGCTATCCAGCTACTGTCGTACCGGTCAACGAAGTGGAACTTCGTCCTCAACTGTCTGGATACATTACCGAAATCTTCGTCAAAGATGGCGAAACAGTCAAAAAGGGGCAGAAACTCTATGAAATAGACCGAACCAAATATATCGCGTCCTATCATCAAGCCAAAGCAAATGTGTCTACGGCAGAAGCCAATTTGGCAAAAATAGAGCAGGACGTGAAGCGCTACGAAGCACTGCGCGAGCAGGACGCCATCGCTGCGCAAAAAGTAGATTACGCCAAAGCAGACCTCCAAACAGCCAAAGCGCAAGTCGATGCGGCCAAAGCGCAATTGTCTTCTTCGACCAATGACTTGCAGTACTCTACGATCAAAGCACCATTCGCTGGGACCATCGGGATACATCAAGTTCGCGTCGGTGCGCAAGTATCGCCCGGTCAGCCATTGCTCAATACGCTCTCGTCTGACGATCCTGTGGCGGTAGATTTCGTGATCAACGAAAAGGAAATTCCACGATTCAACAGGCTGAAACGTGAGGAGCAGCCTGATTCGTTGTTTACCATGGCGTTGAGTGACGGCAGCAAGTACCCCTATTCGGGAAAGGTGATAGCCATCGATCGTGCAGTAGGCCGTCAGACGGGTACACTGACGATCCGTTTGAGTTTTCCTAATCCAGAGAAGGACCTGATCCCAGGGATGACTGTGGATGTCAAGGTGCTCAATCAAGACCATGGAAAGCAAATTGCGATCCCTTACAAAGCAGTTGTCGAGCAGATGGGCGAGTACTTCGTCTATGTCGTCCAAGACGGCAAAGCACATCAAGTCCGTATCCAACTCGGTAGCATTGTCGGTGGAGATATCGTCGTACGTGACGGGCTCAAGGGAGGCGAAAAACTCATCGTCAATGGCATCCAGAAACTACGCGAAGGATCAGCAGTAGAGGTCGCGAGCAACAATTAA